In the genome of Telluria mixta, the window CGCCGATCACGCGGCGCAGGTCGACTTCCTCGCGTGCCAGCACGACGAGCCCGCGCGTGACGCGCGAGACGTCCAGCAGGTCGTCGATCAGGCCCGTCATGTGCGCGACCTGGCGCGCGATGATGGCGCTCGTGCGCTCCACGCGGGCGCTGTCCGGCGGGCCCATGTTCAGCAGTTGCGCGGCGGCCGAGATCGGCGCCAGCGGGTTGCGCAGCTCGTGCGCCAGCATCGCGAGGAATTCGTCCTTGCGGCGGTCGGCGAGGCGCAGCGCGTCTTCCGCGCGCACGCGCTCGACGGCGCTCCACGCGCGCTCGGCGACGTCCTCGATCAGGCGCACGATGTCGGCGCTCCACACGCGCGGCAGGTTGTCGTTGATGAACAGGCAGGTCGTCAGCGCGCCGTTGCGGTTCAGCGGCACGACGACGGCGGAGCGGATCTGCAGTGCCGCGTAGTTCGGCCAGGTGTCGGCACCGCTCGTGCGCGGGTCGCGCTGCAGGTCGCTCGACACCCACGTGCCCAGGTTCAGCGTACTGAAATTCGCTACGCCGAACAGGGCCGCGGGGAACGTGCCGTTCAACTCGGCGACGATGCCGTCCGTGTAGTTCGAGTGGAAGGTCACGAGCTGCTTGTCGGCGTCGTAGTCGCCGTACAGCACGCGGCTGGCCTGCAGGAAGCGGCCCAGCATGGCGCCCGTCTGGACGAAGATCTGCGTCGGGTCGTTCAGGCGGCGCAGCAGGTCCGATACTTCGAGCCGGAATTCGTTCATGTCGAGCAGCGTCGTCTGGCGCGCCACGGCGTCGCGCAAGGCCTGCTCGGCGCGCACGCGGTCGAGCGCTTCCCAGCTGCGCTCGGCGATGTCGGTGGCGAGGCGCTGCGCCTCCTCGTCCCAGTCGCGCGGCTGGGTCGAATAGCCGACGAGGGCCGCCACGAGCTGGCCGCGCCGGATCTTCGGCACGATGAGGATCGCGCGCGCGCCCGCGGCCGCGTAGCGCGCGCCGCGCGCGGGGAGTCTCGGGTCGGCCGTTGCGTCGCGCACGGCCAGCGGCGACCCCGTGCGCAGCAGGGCTAGCGCCTGCGGGCCGAAATCGTCGAGGCGGGCGCGCCGGCCGATCAGCGGCGTGCTCGCGTCGCGGGCCCAGTCGTGCATCACTTCGAAGCTGCCGTCCGCCTCGTCAGTTTCGACAAAGCAGGCGCGCTCGAGTTCCAGGTGCTTGCCGAGCAGGGTGCACGCCCCTTCGATGATGTCGGACGGGTGGTGCAGGCGGCGCAGGCTGTCCACCACCTGCAGCTGCACGGCGTGGCGCCGCTCGAGCTGCACGCGCTGGGTCGTTTCGCTCGTCACGCACAGCACGCCGCGCACGGTGCCGGTATCGTCGCGCACCGGCGAATAGGCCAGCGTGAACCAGGCGTTGTACGGCTTGCCGTTGCGGTCGATCGGGCTCGGCACATCCTCGCCGTACGTGGCGTGGCCGCCGAGGGCGCGTTCGACAAGCGGCTTCAGGCCGGGCCAGCGGTCGGGCCAGGCCTGCGCCAGCGGACGACCGAGTGCAACGGGGTGGGTGCCGTCGAGAAGGGGAATGAAGGCGGCGTTGTACAGCAGCGCGAGGTGTGGGCCCCACGCGAGATACATGGGGAATTCGGATTCGAGGATCAGGCTGGCCGCATTGCGCAATGCGGGGCTCCACCGGTCCGGGGGCCGAGAGGCGACGCCGACCAGTCATGGACGTGGTAACCGGCGCGAACGGCGCCGGTGCTGCCGAGGAGATGAAAGTCGCGCGTCGCTGCTTCCATGCCGATCGCTTCCGAGTCCGAAAGCGGTCATTCTATGCGCAAATGCATAAGCTGGAACAGGTATGAAAAAAAATACATTTTCCGAGCGAGAAACACCGTTGATACCTGGAGAACAAAATGTCTCCGAAGGACCATTTCGACGGCAACGTACTGCAAATGCCGATGGGATCGGGGTTGATGGCAAGACTATAACGGACGTCCCGCACGCGTGGCGCACGGGACGTCAATACGCCGTCAGAACTTCGCGCGCACGCCGAACGTGATATTCCGCCCCGGCAGCGGCGCAATGTCCTTCAGCAGCGACGTCGCCAGGCGGATGTCTTCGTTGAGCAGGTTCTTCGCCGCGATGAAATACGTCAGGTCCACGTGCTCGAGCTTCTGCGTGTACGAGACATTGGCGTTGACCTGGTTGTACGACGGCGTCGTGGACGTCTCGAACGCCGCGAGGCGGTCCTGGCCGCGGGCGTGCGTCCAGTCGAGGCCGGCGCGCCAGTGCGGCTGGCGGTAGCCGATGGCGGCGCCCACGCGGTCGGCCGGCTGCAGCGGCAGGTTGCCGGCGTCGTCGAGGTAGCCGCGCGACATGTCCGCGAACACGCGGCCGTTCCAGCCCATGCCGATCTGGTTCCACGTCAGCTCCGCTTCCGCGCCCTGGATGTGCGCCTTCGCCTGCTGGAAGATGCGCTGGCGGAACTCGCCGCCCGGGTTGCCGTCCTCGTCGAACGACGTATCCGTGATATGGCCGTAGATGAAGTTGTTGACGTTGTTGCGGTAGGCGTTCACGCGCCAGCGCAGCAGGCCGCTCGTCTTTTGCAGCGACAGCTCGATGTTGCGCGAGATTTCCTTGCGCAGGTCCGGATCGCCGACATCGAACGTGAGCGTGGCGTCGTGCGGACCGCCCGAATACAGTTCTTCCGTCGCGGGCGCGCGCTGGGCATACGACACCGTCGCGCCGAACGAATAGCCTTTCGTGAACGGCCACAGCGCGCCGATCGAGCCGGAGCCGAGGTCGAAGCTGCGTTCGCGGTTGCCGACCGGCTTGCGGTCGACGTTTTCATAGCGCAGACCCGCGTTCCAGCGCAGCGGACCCTGGCTCCATTCCTCGACGAGGAAGGCAGCCTGCGTGGTCGAGTGCGTGACCGGCACGGTGTCCGGTCCGCCTTCCGCGCTCAGCGCCGAGAAGTGTGTGTTTTCCGTCTGCACGCCGAACGTGCCGTGCAGGCCCAGGGGCGTGATCGGCTGGTGCGTGAGCTCGACGCGCGATTCGAACGATTTGTTCGAGAACAGCGTGGCGGGCACGCCATCGTCCAGCTCGGCGTGGTGGTAGTCCGTATAGCCGGCTTTGACGCGCGCGCTTTCGAAGCCGGCGAGCGGGTTCTTGATGACGCTGTCGAAGTCGTAGCGGTTCTGGCGCTGGTCGATGTGCGATCCCTCGTTGGTCGGGATGCCATAGAAATTGGTCAGGTGCGATGCCGACAGGCCCGCATAGCCCCAGTCGTCGATGTACGAACCGCCGATGCCGATGTTGCGCTCCTTCGTATCGGAATTCGGCAGGCGGTTCATGCGCGACGTCGGGTCGTTCGCCACGCGCAGGTCGGGAATCTGGTAGTCGTCCGTATTGCGCAGGTTGCCGTCCAGGTGCAGGCCGAACTTGCCGACGGATCCGTCCAGCGTGCCGGACATGTCCTTGCCGTTGTCGACCGTGCTCAGGCGCGACTCGACCTGGCCCGTCACCTTCGGTTCCAGCGCGGTCGGGATGCGTTCGTTGACGACGTTGACGAGGCCGCCGATGGCGCCCGAGCCGTACAGCAGGGCGGCGGGGCCGCGCAGGATCTCGATCTGGCGCGCGACGGCCCCTTCGGACGCGACGGCGTGGTCGTTCGACAGGCCGGACACGTCGGACGTCGCCATCCCGTTTTCCAGCATCTTTACGCGCGAGCCTTCCATGCCGCGGATGATGGGGCGCGACGCACCTGCGCCGAATGCGGAGGCGGATACGCCCAGTTCGTTCTGCAGCGTCTCGCCCAGCGAGCTGCCGACTTTGTCACGCAACTCGTCGCCCGCGAGCACTTTCGCCGGCGTCAGGATCTGGTCGCCTTCGCCGTTGCGCAACGGGCTGGCCGTGACGACGACCTGCTGGATCTTGCCGTCGTTGATGGTTTCTTGATCGTCGGCGCGGACGGCCGGGTGGAAGGCGAGCAGGAGCGCGCTGGCGAGCAGCGTACGTTCGATTTTCATGATTTTTCTACAATCTCAAGCGAATGGATAACGGCCCATACCGCCGGGACGTGCCGGGCGGTACGGGAAACAGCGGGAGGTGTTATCAGGCTTGAGGGGGTGCGCGCGACTGGAACGGGCAGGTCGTGAGCAGGCAGATGCCCGGAGTGGCCGGCACGGCGGGCGCGGCATAGGCCAGCTCGGCCGGGACGAATTGCCGCAGCGAGGAAGGCAGCGCAAACGCGATCTGGGCGCTGGCCGCGCACTGGCCGCACAGGTCGTGCAGGCCGGGCTTGGGCAGCTTGCCGGTGCCGTCGTCGGTGTCCGCCGTGGCTGCGGTCTGCTGGACGAGCGTGTCGGCGGCCTCCGCCCAGTGCGTATAGCCGTGTCCGACCGACAACTGCTGCGAAACGAGCAGCAGCAGCGACAGCAATACGTGGACCAGGCTACGGGACATGGGGACGGGATCGAAAGCGAACGGATATTGTACGCAGGGCCGTGCGGTTCTGCCAATCATACTTTCGGTAAGCTGCTGTCCGCCCATTGCGCGCCGGATGTTTCCAAAAACCGGGCTCTGACCCCGGTCTTGGGCAATAAAAAAGCCGGCCCGCAGGCCGGCTCGTCGATGCGAGCGGTGGGGATCAGTCGCGGTTGCCGAAGCCGATGCCCAGCAGTTGCAGCATGCTCGTGAACACGTTGTAGATGTCCAGATAGATGGCCAGTGTCGCGCTGATGTAGTTGGTCTCGCCGCCGTTCACGATCCGGTTCACGTCGAACAGGATGAAGGCGGAGAAGATCACCATCGCGAGCACCGACACGACCAGCATCAGCGCCGGCAGGTGCAGGAACACGTTGGCCAGGCCGGCCAGGATCACGACGATGGCGCCGGCGAACAGCCAGCTGCCCATGCCCGAGAAATCGCGCTTGGACACCGTCGCGATCGTCGCCATCGTGGCGAACACGGCCGCGGTACCGGCGAACGCGGTCATGATCAGGGTGCCGCCATTGCTGAAGCCGAGCGTGAAGCGCAGCAGCGGGGTCAGCCACAAGCCCATGAAGAACGTGAAGCCGAGCAGGATCGGTACGCCGGCCGCCGAGTTCTTGGTCTTCTCGATCGCGAAGATGAAGCCGAACGCGATGGCGAGGAACAGGATCACGCCCATGCCGCCGGCAAAGATCGGCAGGGCCATTTGCAGGCCGATGTATGCGCCGAGCACCGTCGGGACCATGGACAGTGCCAGCAACCAGTAAGTGTTGCGCAGCACGCGGTGACGCGTGGCCTGGATGGCCGAGACGTCGTAGGTTTTCTGCAGGCTGGGAATCATAATGCCTCCGTTGGAAGAAATCGCTTTGCTCCCCATATGGGGACTGGACCTGGCGTCAACAGGGGCAATGTGCCGGAAACGCAAGTTTTAAGTCTTGCATAAGGTCCGGCGCGCGCCCCATATGGACGAGGACTCATCATTGTCACTGTATCATCCGGCCTCCCTCCCACGCAATATCGGTAGGATGACGGATGTATGGTAAAATAGAAGGTTGATTGAGTTCCCAAATCTCGATTTAAACCTTTCTTTTTATTGGAGTTTTTAAATGGCAATCGAACGCACCCTGTCGATCATCAAACCTGACGCAGTCGCTAAAAACGTGATCGGCCAAATCTACAGCCGTTTCGAAGGCGCAGGCCTGAAGATCGTCGCTGCCCGTATGGCCCAGCTGTCGCGCGCCGAAGCCGAAGGTTTCTACGCTGTCCACAAAGAGCGTCCGTTCTTCAAGGATCTCGTCGACTTCATGATCTCGGGCCCGGTCATGATCCAGGTGCTGGAAGGCGAAGGCGCGATTGCCAAGAACCGCGAACTGATGGGCGCAACCGATCCGAAGAAAGCCGACAAGGGCACCATCCGCGCCGACTTCGCCGACTCGATCGACGCCAACGCCGTGCACGGTTCGGACGCCGCCGAGACCGCAGCTGTCGAGATCGCTTACTACTTCCCGGCACTGAACGTCTACTCGCGTTAATCTTTAGTAGCAATTATTTGTGTTGATCGGCCTCAGGCCGGTTTAACATTGCAATATCCCGCTCGCCCATGCTCGAAGAGCCCGGCGGGCGGGACTTATTTTGAAGGCACAGGATTCAATCATGGCAACTCTCACCAACTTGCTGGACTTCGATCCCGCGCAGCTCGTCGCTTACTGCGCCGAGTTGGGGGAGAAGCCGTTCCGCGCGAAACAGCTGCAGCGCTGGATCCACCAGTTCGGCGTCGCCAACTTCGACGACATGACCGACCTGGCGAAGTCGCTGCGCGAAAAACTCAAGACGCGCGCCGAAGTCCGTTCCCCGGCGATCATCAGCGACCACACGTCGAGCGACGGCACCCGCAAATGGCTCGTGGACGTCGGCAACGGCAATGCCGTCGAAACCGTGTTCATCCCGGAAGAGACGCGCGGCACGCTGTGCATCTCCACGCAGGCCGGCTGCGCCGTCAACTGCCGCTTCTGCTCGACGGGCAAGCAGGGCTTCAACCGCAACCTCAGCGTGTCCGAGATCATCGGCCAGCTGTGGATGGCCGAGTTCGAACTGCGCCGCACGAAGGGCATCGAGCCGGGGCCGAAGGGCGAGCGCCAGATCACGAACGTCGTCATGATGGGCATGGGCGAGCCGCTGCTGAACTTCGATCCGACCGTCACCGCGCTCAAGCTGATGCTGGACGATAACGCGTACGGCCTGTCGCGCCGCCGCGTGACCGTGTCGACGTCGGGCGTCGTGCCGAACATGGACAAGCTGTCGCAGGAATGCCCGGTGGCGCTGGCCGTGTCGCTGCACGGTTCGAACGACCCGCTGCGCGACATGCTCGTGCCGCTGAACAAGAAATACCCGCTGCGCGAGCTGATGGCCGCGTGCAAGCGCTACCTGGAATTTGCCCCGCGCGACTTCATCACGTTCGAATACTGCATGCTGGACGGCGTCAACGACACGGACGAGCATGCGCGCGAACTGGTCGCCCTCGTCAATGATCCGGTCGTCGGCGTGTCGTGCAAGTTCAACCTGATTCCGTTCAACCCGTTCCCGGAATCCGGCCTCGTGCGCTCGAAGAACCCGCGCATCAAGGCGTTTGCCCAGGTGCTGATGGACGCCGGCCTCGTCACGACGATCCGCAAGACGCGCGGCGACGACATCGACGCCGCCTGCGGCCAGCTGGCGGGCGAGGTCAAGGACCGTACCCGCGTAAACGAGCGCATGAGCAAGATGGCCGAATACCAGCAAAAATTCGGCCCTAACTTCGGCAAGATCGTGGAGATCTCGTCCTGATGCCGCGGCTGTCCGGACGCCTGGCCTGCGCGCTCGCCCTTCCTCTGCTGCTGGCGGCGTGCGCCGGCAATGGTGGCATGGCGGGCGAATCGCACGAGCTCAAGACGCTGTCCGACCAGACGGCCGCGGAAAAACGCGCCCAGATCCGCCTGCAACTGGCGGTGGGCTATTACCAGGAGCGCAAGTACGAGATCGCGCTGGACGAGGTGAAGCAGGCTATCGCCGCCAACCCGGACTCTGCCGACGCGTATGGCGTGCGCGCCCTGATCTACACGGCGATGGGCGAGAACCGCCTCGCCGACGAGAACTACCGGCACGCGCTGCGCCTGGCGCCGCGCAATCCGGATCTGTCGAACAATTACGGGCTGTTCCTGTGCGACGCCGGCGGCAAGCCGGCGGAGGCCATGACCTATTTCGATGCGGCGCTGAAGAATCCAAATTACGCGACGCCGGTCAAAGCCATGGTGAACGCAGGTAACTGCAGCCTGAAGATGAAGAATGTCGACGCGGCCGAGCGCTATCTGCTCGACGCCCTGCGTTACGATCCCGACCTGCCGGCGACGAGCGCCGGCCTGGGTCGGGTATATTTCGAGCGGCGCGATTACACCCGCGCCGGGTTTTTCATTAACCGCCTGACGGAGACAGCGAAGCTCGACACGCTGTCGGCCGACGTGCTGTGGCTGGCCATCCGGGTCAAGCACATGCTCGGCGACCGGGCCACGGAAGCTTCGCTGGCGGCGCAGTTGCGCAAGCGCTTCCCCGGCTCGCCCGAGTACGCGGCCTTCGAGCGCGGTGCCTTTAGTGAGTGAGACAACGACAATGAGTTCCGAGCGTGCAGATCAGCCGGCGACGCCCGACAACCAACCGCCTGTGCACGGTGTTCCCGGCCAGGTCCTGGCCGCGCAGCGCGAGGCGATGGGGTGGTCGGTCGAGCAGGTGGCCGACCAGT includes:
- a CDS encoding hybrid sensor histidine kinase/response regulator; translated protein: MRNAASLILESEFPMYLAWGPHLALLYNAAFIPLLDGTHPVALGRPLAQAWPDRWPGLKPLVERALGGHATYGEDVPSPIDRNGKPYNAWFTLAYSPVRDDTGTVRGVLCVTSETTQRVQLERRHAVQLQVVDSLRRLHHPSDIIEGACTLLGKHLELERACFVETDEADGSFEVMHDWARDASTPLIGRRARLDDFGPQALALLRTGSPLAVRDATADPRLPARGARYAAAGARAILIVPKIRRGQLVAALVGYSTQPRDWDEEAQRLATDIAERSWEALDRVRAEQALRDAVARQTTLLDMNEFRLEVSDLLRRLNDPTQIFVQTGAMLGRFLQASRVLYGDYDADKQLVTFHSNYTDGIVAELNGTFPAALFGVANFSTLNLGTWVSSDLQRDPRTSGADTWPNYAALQIRSAVVVPLNRNGALTTCLFINDNLPRVWSADIVRLIEDVAERAWSAVERVRAEDALRLADRRKDEFLAMLAHELRNPLAPISAAAQLLNMGPPDSARVERTSAIIARQVAHMTGLIDDLLDVSRVTRGLVVLAREEVDLRRVIGDAVEQVRPLIEARRHELALHLSTEPAIVEGDPKRLVQVIANLLNNAAKYTHEGGRLSVWMGITPEQVLVSVSDNGIGISAELLPTVFDLFSQAERTPDRSQGGLGLGLALVKSLVELHGGMVTAASEGRNLGCEFTIRLPRLHSAAAPAGGTAATGPAAPGTARGLSLMLVDDNVDAAMTLGLLLESGGHQVTVMHHPGEALERAAQEHYDAFLLDIGLPGMNGYELARRLRKLPGCGEATLVAITGYGQQSDQASAAYAGFDSYFVKPVDPAGLFALLDRVAAR
- a CDS encoding TonB-dependent receptor — translated: MKIERTLLASALLLAFHPAVRADDQETINDGKIQQVVVTASPLRNGEGDQILTPAKVLAGDELRDKVGSSLGETLQNELGVSASAFGAGASRPIIRGMEGSRVKMLENGMATSDVSGLSNDHAVASEGAVARQIEILRGPAALLYGSGAIGGLVNVVNERIPTALEPKVTGQVESRLSTVDNGKDMSGTLDGSVGKFGLHLDGNLRNTDDYQIPDLRVANDPTSRMNRLPNSDTKERNIGIGGSYIDDWGYAGLSASHLTNFYGIPTNEGSHIDQRQNRYDFDSVIKNPLAGFESARVKAGYTDYHHAELDDGVPATLFSNKSFESRVELTHQPITPLGLHGTFGVQTENTHFSALSAEGGPDTVPVTHSTTQAAFLVEEWSQGPLRWNAGLRYENVDRKPVGNRERSFDLGSGSIGALWPFTKGYSFGATVSYAQRAPATEELYSGGPHDATLTFDVGDPDLRKEISRNIELSLQKTSGLLRWRVNAYRNNVNNFIYGHITDTSFDEDGNPGGEFRQRIFQQAKAHIQGAEAELTWNQIGMGWNGRVFADMSRGYLDDAGNLPLQPADRVGAAIGYRQPHWRAGLDWTHARGQDRLAAFETSTTPSYNQVNANVSYTQKLEHVDLTYFIAAKNLLNEDIRLATSLLKDIAPLPGRNITFGVRAKF
- a CDS encoding Bax inhibitor-1/YccA family protein, with amino-acid sequence MIPSLQKTYDVSAIQATRHRVLRNTYWLLALSMVPTVLGAYIGLQMALPIFAGGMGVILFLAIAFGFIFAIEKTKNSAAGVPILLGFTFFMGLWLTPLLRFTLGFSNGGTLIMTAFAGTAAVFATMATIATVSKRDFSGMGSWLFAGAIVVILAGLANVFLHLPALMLVVSVLAMVIFSAFILFDVNRIVNGGETNYISATLAIYLDIYNVFTSMLQLLGIGFGNRD
- the ndk gene encoding nucleoside-diphosphate kinase; protein product: MAIERTLSIIKPDAVAKNVIGQIYSRFEGAGLKIVAARMAQLSRAEAEGFYAVHKERPFFKDLVDFMISGPVMIQVLEGEGAIAKNRELMGATDPKKADKGTIRADFADSIDANAVHGSDAAETAAVEIAYYFPALNVYSR
- the rlmN gene encoding 23S rRNA (adenine(2503)-C(2))-methyltransferase RlmN codes for the protein MMATLTNLLDFDPAQLVAYCAELGEKPFRAKQLQRWIHQFGVANFDDMTDLAKSLREKLKTRAEVRSPAIISDHTSSDGTRKWLVDVGNGNAVETVFIPEETRGTLCISTQAGCAVNCRFCSTGKQGFNRNLSVSEIIGQLWMAEFELRRTKGIEPGPKGERQITNVVMMGMGEPLLNFDPTVTALKLMLDDNAYGLSRRRVTVSTSGVVPNMDKLSQECPVALAVSLHGSNDPLRDMLVPLNKKYPLRELMAACKRYLEFAPRDFITFEYCMLDGVNDTDEHARELVALVNDPVVGVSCKFNLIPFNPFPESGLVRSKNPRIKAFAQVLMDAGLVTTIRKTRGDDIDAACGQLAGEVKDRTRVNERMSKMAEYQQKFGPNFGKIVEISS
- the pilW gene encoding type IV pilus biogenesis/stability protein PilW, whose amino-acid sequence is MPRLSGRLACALALPLLLAACAGNGGMAGESHELKTLSDQTAAEKRAQIRLQLAVGYYQERKYEIALDEVKQAIAANPDSADAYGVRALIYTAMGENRLADENYRHALRLAPRNPDLSNNYGLFLCDAGGKPAEAMTYFDAALKNPNYATPVKAMVNAGNCSLKMKNVDAAERYLLDALRYDPDLPATSAGLGRVYFERRDYTRAGFFINRLTETAKLDTLSADVLWLAIRVKHMLGDRATEASLAAQLRKRFPGSPEYAAFERGAFSE